The following proteins come from a genomic window of Mycobacterium sp. DL:
- a CDS encoding DEAD/DEAH box helicase yields the protein MTSMNEEPESGDLSFADLQIHPKVLQAVADVGYETPSPIQAATIPAMLAGSDVVGLAQTGTGKTAAFAIPILSKIDTSSRITQALVLAPTRELALQVAEAFSRYGAHLPVNVLPIYGGSPYGPQLAGLKRGAQVVVGTPGRVIDHLEKGSLDLSHLDYLVLDEADEMLQMGFAEDVERILEGTPEYKQVALFSATMPPAIRKITTKYLHDPVQVRVESKSATADNILQRYIQVAGPRKMDALTRLLEVEPFEAMIVFVRTKQATEEVAEKLRARGFSAAAINGDIPQAVRERTIASLKDGKLDILIATDVAARGLDVERISHVLNYDIPHDPESYVHRIGRTGRAGRSGTALLFVTPRERHLLNSIERVTRQKLVEGQLPSVDDVNAQRVEKFRDSITEALTSPGIELFRKLIEGYERDHDVPMADIAAALALALQSRDGGEFLMKEPPPEKRRERADRPGRDDGPSRKPRERRSDLATYRIAVGKRHKVAPGAIVGAIANEGGLHRSDFGHITIKVDYSLVELPAKLSKETLKKLEHTRIQGQLIHLEPDRGPKARRPSY from the coding sequence ATGACGTCTATGAACGAGGAGCCGGAAAGCGGCGACCTGAGCTTTGCTGACCTGCAGATTCACCCCAAGGTGCTGCAGGCCGTTGCCGATGTCGGCTACGAGACACCCTCGCCCATCCAGGCGGCCACCATCCCGGCGATGCTGGCGGGCTCCGACGTCGTCGGACTCGCCCAGACCGGCACCGGCAAGACCGCGGCCTTCGCGATCCCGATCCTGTCGAAGATCGACACCTCTAGCCGGATCACCCAGGCGCTGGTGCTGGCGCCCACCCGCGAGCTGGCCCTGCAGGTCGCGGAGGCTTTCAGCCGCTATGGCGCGCATCTGCCCGTCAACGTGCTGCCGATCTACGGCGGCTCCCCGTACGGACCCCAGCTGGCCGGGCTCAAGCGTGGCGCGCAGGTCGTGGTGGGAACCCCCGGCCGGGTCATCGACCACCTGGAGAAGGGCAGTCTCGACCTCTCGCACCTGGACTACCTGGTCCTCGACGAGGCCGACGAGATGCTGCAGATGGGCTTCGCCGAGGACGTCGAGCGCATTCTCGAAGGCACCCCGGAGTACAAGCAGGTCGCGCTGTTCTCGGCGACGATGCCGCCGGCGATCCGCAAGATCACCACCAAGTACCTGCACGACCCGGTGCAGGTGAGGGTCGAATCCAAGTCCGCAACCGCCGACAACATCCTGCAGCGCTACATCCAGGTGGCCGGCCCGCGCAAGATGGATGCGCTGACCCGGCTGCTCGAAGTCGAGCCGTTCGAGGCGATGATCGTGTTCGTCCGGACCAAGCAGGCGACCGAGGAGGTTGCCGAGAAGCTGCGCGCGCGGGGATTCTCCGCGGCGGCGATCAACGGTGACATTCCGCAGGCCGTACGCGAGCGCACCATCGCCTCCCTCAAGGACGGAAAGCTCGACATCCTGATCGCGACGGATGTGGCCGCGCGCGGACTCGACGTCGAGCGCATCTCGCACGTGCTGAACTACGACATTCCGCACGACCCGGAGTCCTACGTCCACCGCATCGGGCGCACCGGGCGCGCGGGCAGGTCCGGGACGGCGCTGCTGTTCGTCACCCCGCGTGAGCGGCATCTGCTCAACTCCATCGAGCGGGTCACCCGGCAGAAGCTTGTCGAGGGGCAGTTGCCGTCGGTCGACGACGTCAATGCCCAGCGTGTGGAGAAGTTCCGCGACTCGATCACCGAGGCGTTGACGTCGCCGGGAATCGAGTTGTTCCGCAAGCTGATCGAAGGCTACGAGCGCGACCACGACGTCCCGATGGCCGATATCGCCGCGGCGTTGGCCTTGGCGTTGCAGAGCCGTGACGGCGGAGAGTTCCTGATGAAGGAGCCGCCGCCGGAGAAACGACGCGAGCGGGCCGACCGCCCCGGGCGTGACGACGGGCCATCACGCAAGCCCCGCGAACGCCGAAGCGACCTCGCGACCTATCGCATCGCCGTCGGCAAGCGGCACAAGGTCGCGCCCGGCGCGATCGTCGGTGCCATCGCCAACGAGGGCGGACTGCACCGCAGCGACTTCGGGCACATCACCATCAAGGTGGACTACTCGCTGGTCGAGCTTCCGGCGAAGCTGTCCAAGGAGACGCTGAAAAAGCTGGAGCACACCAGGATCCAGGGTCAGCTGATCCACCTCGAACCCGATCGCGGGCCGAAGGCGCGCCGGCCGTCGTACTGA
- a CDS encoding cytochrome P450: protein MTAILSQDVPVRFELFNAATWADPWPMYQALRDHDPVHHVIPAGKPDAAEPGDYYVLSRHADIWAAARDHQTFSSAQGLTVNYGELDLIGLADNPPMVMQDPPVHTEFRKLVSRGFTPRQVEAVEPKVREYVVERIERIKSNGGGDIVAELFKPLPSMVVAHYLGVPEEDRGQFDGWTDAIVAASTSEGGIGGALETVGDALGGMMAYFTALIERRRAEPEDDTVSHLVAAGVGADGDIAGVLSILAFTFTMVTGGNDTTTGMLGGTVQLLHQRPDQRRLLATQPELIPDAVDELLRLTSPVQMLGRTVTRDVTIGDVTIPEGRRAMLLYGSGNRDERQYGPDAAELDVTRRPRNILTFSHGAHHCLGAAAARMQSRVALTELLARIPDFEIDESGISWAGGSYVRRPVSVPFTVST, encoded by the coding sequence ATGACTGCGATTCTGTCTCAGGATGTGCCGGTGCGGTTCGAGCTGTTCAACGCCGCGACCTGGGCTGATCCCTGGCCGATGTATCAGGCGCTGCGCGATCATGATCCTGTCCATCACGTGATTCCCGCCGGAAAGCCCGACGCTGCCGAACCCGGGGACTACTACGTGCTCTCCCGCCATGCCGACATCTGGGCAGCGGCCCGGGATCACCAGACGTTCTCGTCGGCTCAAGGCCTGACCGTCAACTACGGCGAACTCGATCTCATCGGGCTCGCGGACAACCCACCGATGGTCATGCAGGATCCGCCCGTGCACACCGAATTCCGCAAGCTGGTCTCCCGCGGTTTCACCCCGCGGCAGGTCGAGGCGGTCGAGCCGAAGGTCCGGGAGTACGTCGTCGAACGTATCGAGCGCATCAAGAGCAACGGCGGCGGCGACATCGTCGCCGAACTGTTCAAACCCCTTCCGTCGATGGTCGTCGCGCACTATCTCGGTGTCCCCGAGGAGGATCGTGGGCAGTTCGACGGCTGGACCGATGCGATCGTCGCGGCCAGCACGTCGGAGGGAGGCATCGGCGGAGCACTGGAGACGGTGGGTGATGCGCTCGGCGGCATGATGGCCTACTTCACCGCGCTCATCGAGCGGCGCCGCGCCGAACCGGAAGACGACACGGTGTCCCACCTGGTGGCCGCCGGGGTCGGTGCCGACGGTGACATCGCCGGAGTGCTGTCCATCCTGGCGTTCACGTTCACGATGGTCACCGGAGGCAACGACACCACCACCGGCATGCTGGGTGGCACCGTGCAGTTGCTGCACCAACGGCCAGATCAACGGCGGCTGTTGGCAACTCAGCCCGAACTGATACCCGATGCGGTCGACGAACTGCTCCGGCTGACCTCCCCGGTTCAGATGCTGGGGCGCACCGTGACCCGCGATGTGACCATCGGCGACGTCACCATTCCCGAAGGACGGCGCGCGATGCTCCTCTATGGGTCGGGCAATCGGGACGAACGTCAATACGGCCCTGACGCAGCAGAACTCGATGTCACGCGCCGGCCACGCAACATCCTGACCTTCAGTCACGGCGCCCACCACTGCCTGGGCGCCGCCGCGGCCCGCATGCAATCCCGGGTCGCGCTCACCGAGTTGCTCGCCCGGATACCGGATTTCGAGATCGACGAGTCCGGGATCAGCTGGGCCGGCGGCAGTTATGTGCGCCGGCCCGTTTCGGTGCCGTTCACGGTGTCGACCTGA
- a CDS encoding uracil-DNA glycosylase produces the protein MTQPPPPRPHPRTGKLFDSPVRPGSGWPGDPATVRTAVATAPDQVVALAAAAKTLKQVDAGVSVCRACPRLVQWREQVAVEKRRSYADQPYWGRPAPGFGSTRPRILVVGLAPAAHGANRTGRVFTGDRSGDFLFGSLHRCGLANQPTCTDSADGLVLNDVRVAAAVRCAPPANAPTPAERTGCAPWLDAEWRLTGSDVRVIVALGGFAWQVALAMIRRTGGTVGTPAPKFGHGTIATLGFAGGEVALLGCYHPSQQNTFTGRLTPAMMDEVFATARAISA, from the coding sequence GTGACGCAACCCCCTCCGCCGCGGCCCCACCCACGCACCGGAAAGCTGTTCGACTCTCCGGTGCGGCCCGGCTCCGGCTGGCCCGGTGATCCGGCGACGGTGCGTACGGCGGTCGCGACCGCCCCCGACCAGGTGGTGGCGCTGGCCGCGGCGGCCAAGACGCTCAAACAGGTTGATGCCGGGGTGTCGGTGTGCCGCGCATGCCCGCGGCTGGTGCAGTGGCGGGAACAGGTCGCCGTGGAAAAGCGCAGGTCATACGCTGACCAGCCGTACTGGGGCAGACCTGCGCCGGGTTTCGGATCGACGAGACCGCGCATCCTCGTCGTCGGACTGGCGCCGGCGGCACACGGCGCCAACCGAACCGGACGGGTGTTCACCGGTGACCGGTCGGGCGATTTCCTGTTCGGGTCGCTGCATCGTTGTGGCCTGGCGAACCAGCCGACGTGCACCGACAGCGCAGATGGCTTGGTGCTCAACGACGTTCGGGTGGCGGCAGCGGTGCGGTGTGCACCGCCGGCGAACGCGCCGACGCCGGCCGAACGCACCGGTTGTGCGCCGTGGCTGGACGCCGAGTGGCGGCTGACCGGGTCCGACGTGCGAGTGATCGTCGCGCTCGGCGGGTTCGCCTGGCAGGTGGCGCTGGCGATGATCCGCCGGACCGGCGGGACCGTGGGCACGCCCGCGCCGAAGTTCGGCCACGGCACCATCGCGACGCTCGGCTTCGCAGGTGGTGAGGTGGCGCTGCTGGGCTGTTATCACCCCAGCCAGCAGAACACCTTCACCGGCAGGCTCACCCCGGCGATGATGGACGAGGTCTTCGCCACCGCCCGCGCGATTTCGGCCTAG
- a CDS encoding FAD-linked oxidase C-terminal domain-containing protein — protein MESPVEGLISTLPEGMVITDPDILESYRHDRAADPNAGTPLAVVRPRRTEEVQTVLRWATAHRIAVVPRGMGTGLSGGATALDGGIVLSTEKMRDISVDPVTRTAVAQPGLLNAEVKKAVAEYGMWYPPDPSSFEICSIGGNIATNAGGLCCVKYGVTSDYVLGVQVVLADGTAVRLGGPRLKDVAGLSLTKLFVGSEGTLGVVTEVTLKLLPAQHRGCTVVATFDSVAAAADAVVTITGKIRPSMLEFMDAVAINAVEDKLKMGLDRNAAAMMVAASDDRGPAGAEDAEYMAAVFTEHGATEVFSTDDPDEGEAFVAARRFAIPAVEAKGSLLLEDVGVPLPALAELVSGVEKLAEQHDLIISVIAHAGDGNTHPLIVFDPGDAAMTERAHTAFGEIMDLAVGLGGTITGEHGVGRLKRPWLAGYLGPEAMELNRRIKAALDPDNILNPGAAI, from the coding sequence ATGGAGTCCCCTGTCGAAGGCCTGATCTCCACACTGCCCGAGGGCATGGTGATCACCGATCCCGACATCCTCGAGTCCTACCGACACGATCGAGCGGCGGATCCGAACGCGGGTACCCCGCTGGCGGTGGTCCGGCCCCGGCGTACCGAAGAGGTCCAGACAGTGTTGCGGTGGGCCACCGCCCACCGGATCGCCGTCGTGCCCCGCGGCATGGGCACCGGTCTGTCCGGCGGTGCGACGGCGCTCGACGGCGGCATCGTGTTGAGCACCGAGAAGATGCGCGACATCTCCGTCGACCCCGTCACCCGCACCGCGGTCGCGCAACCCGGCCTGCTCAACGCCGAGGTGAAGAAAGCCGTCGCCGAATACGGAATGTGGTACCCGCCGGATCCGTCGTCGTTCGAGATCTGCAGCATCGGCGGCAACATCGCCACCAATGCCGGCGGGCTGTGCTGCGTCAAGTACGGCGTCACGTCCGACTACGTGTTGGGTGTGCAGGTGGTGCTGGCCGACGGCACCGCGGTGCGCCTCGGCGGGCCCCGCCTCAAAGATGTTGCGGGACTCAGCCTGACGAAGCTCTTCGTCGGCAGCGAGGGCACGCTCGGCGTCGTCACCGAGGTCACGCTGAAGCTGCTGCCCGCTCAGCACCGCGGGTGCACGGTGGTCGCGACGTTCGACTCGGTGGCCGCGGCCGCCGACGCCGTCGTGACGATCACCGGCAAGATCAGGCCGTCGATGCTGGAGTTCATGGACGCCGTCGCGATCAACGCCGTCGAGGACAAGCTCAAGATGGGCCTGGATCGCAACGCCGCCGCGATGATGGTCGCGGCCTCCGACGACCGTGGGCCCGCCGGCGCCGAGGACGCCGAGTACATGGCCGCTGTGTTCACCGAACACGGTGCCACAGAGGTGTTCTCGACCGATGACCCGGATGAGGGAGAGGCCTTCGTGGCCGCTCGCCGGTTCGCGATCCCCGCGGTGGAGGCAAAAGGGTCCCTGCTACTCGAGGACGTCGGTGTGCCACTGCCCGCATTGGCCGAACTCGTCAGCGGTGTCGAGAAGCTCGCCGAACAGCACGACCTGATCATCTCGGTGATCGCGCATGCCGGCGACGGCAACACCCATCCGTTGATCGTCTTCGACCCCGGTGATGCCGCGATGACCGAACGGGCCCACACGGCGTTCGGCGAGATCATGGATCTGGCCGTAGGCCTCGGCGGCACGATCACCGGCGAGCACGGGGTCGGCAGGCTCAAGCGGCCATGGCTGGCCGGGTACCTCGGCCCCGAGGCCATGGAGCTGAACCGGCGCATCAAGGCCGCCCTGGACCCGGACAACATCCTCAACCCGGGTGCAGCAATCTGA
- a CDS encoding TetR/AcrR family transcriptional regulator has product MAGDWLAGRRTEVAADRILDAAGELFVKKEAATVGMHEIATAAGCSRATLYRYFENRDALYTAYVHRESYRLYREMTDQITSVVDPGERLIEGMLSSLRNVRESPALASWFATTQRPIGGEMAEQSQVIKALTEAFVISLGPDEPALVEHRARWLVRVMTSLLVFPGHDEADERSMLEEFVVPIVVPGQQADQATQ; this is encoded by the coding sequence ATGGCCGGCGACTGGCTGGCGGGACGGCGCACCGAGGTGGCCGCCGACCGCATCCTGGACGCAGCGGGCGAGTTGTTCGTCAAGAAGGAGGCCGCGACCGTCGGCATGCACGAGATCGCCACGGCTGCAGGCTGTTCGCGCGCGACGCTGTACCGCTATTTCGAGAACCGCGACGCGCTCTACACCGCGTACGTGCATCGCGAGAGCTACCGTCTCTACCGCGAGATGACCGACCAGATCACCTCGGTGGTCGATCCGGGGGAACGGCTGATCGAGGGCATGCTGTCGTCGTTGCGCAATGTGCGCGAAAGCCCGGCCCTGGCATCGTGGTTCGCGACCACCCAGCGCCCGATCGGCGGTGAGATGGCCGAACAGTCACAGGTCATCAAGGCGCTCACCGAAGCATTCGTGATCTCGCTCGGACCCGATGAGCCGGCGCTGGTCGAGCATCGGGCGCGCTGGCTGGTGCGGGTGATGACGTCACTGCTGGTGTTCCCCGGCCATGACGAAGCCGACGAGCGCAGCATGCTCGAGGAGTTCGTGGTCCCGATCGTGGTGCCCGGCCAGCAGGCCGATCAGGCCACCCAGTAG
- a CDS encoding MFS transporter, which produces MTQGQAPTRRGPMMMILFAALMAGAGNGISIVAFPWLVLQRTGSALDASIVAMAGTLPLLAATLIAGAAVDFLGRRRVSMISDALSALSVAAVPVLALIFGAQVVNVAVLAGLAALGAFFDPAGMTARETMLPEAATGAGWTLDHANSVYEAIFNLAYIVGPGIGGLLIATLGGVNTMWVTAGAFGLSIVAIAGLRLEGAGTPDPAARTGGVWAGILEGLRFVWNNRVLRTLAFVDLTATGLYMPMESVLFPKYFTDRNEPAQLGWVLMALSIGGLVGALGYAVMSKYMRRRTVMLIALLTLGVAMTVIAFLPPLPIILVLCVVVGFVYGPIAPIYNYVMQTRAPQHLRGRVVGVMGSLAYAAGPLGLILAGPLADATGLHATFLALSVPMLLLAVVALFLPALRDLDRDPREGAGMPEPVS; this is translated from the coding sequence ATGACGCAAGGACAAGCGCCGACGCGGCGCGGACCGATGATGATGATCCTGTTCGCGGCCCTGATGGCCGGGGCGGGCAACGGCATCTCGATCGTCGCGTTTCCCTGGTTGGTATTGCAGCGCACCGGCTCGGCGCTCGATGCGTCGATCGTCGCGATGGCAGGCACCCTGCCGCTGCTGGCGGCGACGTTGATCGCCGGGGCCGCAGTCGACTTCCTCGGACGCCGGCGGGTGTCGATGATCTCGGACGCGCTGTCCGCGCTGTCGGTGGCGGCGGTGCCGGTGCTGGCGCTCATATTCGGGGCGCAGGTCGTCAACGTGGCCGTGCTGGCCGGGCTGGCGGCGCTCGGCGCATTCTTCGATCCGGCCGGGATGACCGCCCGCGAGACGATGCTGCCCGAGGCGGCCACCGGGGCGGGGTGGACCCTCGACCACGCCAACAGCGTGTACGAGGCGATCTTCAACCTCGCCTACATCGTCGGACCCGGGATCGGCGGCCTGCTGATCGCCACGCTCGGCGGCGTCAACACGATGTGGGTCACCGCCGGGGCGTTCGGCCTGTCGATCGTCGCCATCGCCGGACTGCGCCTCGAAGGCGCCGGCACCCCCGATCCGGCGGCACGAACCGGTGGCGTGTGGGCCGGAATCCTCGAGGGCCTGCGGTTCGTCTGGAACAACCGGGTGCTGCGCACCCTCGCGTTCGTCGACCTGACCGCAACCGGGCTCTACATGCCGATGGAGAGTGTGCTGTTCCCGAAGTACTTCACCGACCGCAACGAGCCCGCGCAGCTGGGCTGGGTGTTGATGGCGTTGAGCATCGGCGGGCTGGTCGGCGCCCTGGGCTACGCGGTGATGTCGAAGTACATGCGCAGGCGGACCGTCATGTTGATCGCGCTGCTCACTCTCGGGGTGGCGATGACCGTCATCGCCTTCCTGCCGCCGCTGCCGATCATCCTCGTGCTGTGTGTCGTCGTCGGCTTCGTCTACGGCCCGATCGCCCCGATCTACAACTACGTCATGCAGACCCGTGCGCCCCAGCATCTGCGCGGCCGGGTCGTCGGGGTGATGGGATCGCTGGCCTACGCGGCGGGACCGCTGGGCCTGATCCTGGCAGGTCCGCTGGCCGACGCCACCGGTCTGCACGCGACGTTCCTGGCGCTGTCGGTGCCGATGCTGCTGCTGGCGGTCGTCGCGTTGTTCCTGCCCGCGCTGCGTGATCTCGACCGTGATCCGCGAGAGGGTGCGGGGATGCCCGAGCCTGTGTCGTGA
- a CDS encoding LppP/LprE family lipoprotein, giving the protein MNWSAVLGAVAGVAALTVAGCGSGDSTASKTPEPTSASPTAEPSAIPEPAPSTGPAPGPPAANDPCTTDLAAPEIVRAVSELPPDPRSEQAWNPEPLDGNYNECALLSAVIIKANTNSENPNTRALLFHRGKFIPTGVPDTFGFNGLDSSQTTGDTVALQYSGGVPGLASVVKFRWNGSGVELIGNTAG; this is encoded by the coding sequence GTGAATTGGTCGGCGGTCCTCGGCGCTGTGGCGGGTGTCGCCGCGCTGACCGTTGCGGGCTGCGGGTCGGGCGACTCCACCGCGTCGAAGACACCGGAACCGACGAGCGCGTCTCCGACGGCCGAACCGTCCGCGATCCCGGAACCGGCGCCGTCGACCGGCCCCGCCCCCGGCCCGCCGGCGGCCAACGATCCCTGCACGACCGACCTCGCCGCCCCGGAAATCGTCAGGGCGGTGTCCGAACTGCCCCCCGACCCACGCAGCGAGCAGGCCTGGAACCCCGAACCGCTGGACGGCAACTACAACGAGTGCGCGCTGCTGTCGGCGGTGATCATCAAGGCCAACACGAACTCGGAGAACCCCAACACCCGGGCGCTGCTGTTCCACCGCGGAAAGTTCATCCCGACGGGGGTGCCCGACACCTTCGGCTTCAACGGTCTGGACAGCTCGCAGACCACCGGCGACACCGTCGCTCTCCAGTACTCCGGCGGCGTGCCCGGGCTGGCCAGCGTCGTGAAGTTCCGCTGGAACGGCAGCGGGGTGGAACTGATCGGCAACACCGCCGGCTGA
- a CDS encoding LLM class flavin-dependent oxidoreductase — translation MRLSVLDLVPVRSDQSTSAALSATTRLAQTADRLGYTRYWIAEHHNMPSVAATSPPVLIAHLAAQTSALRLGSGGVMLPNHAPLAVAEQFALLEAAHPGRIDLGIGRAPGSDPVTSMALRGAAGRDDRDIEAFPEYLDDVVSLMSARGVRVPLPRDLMRDNYILKATPAAVSEPKLWLLGSSMYSARLAAAKGLPYVFAHHFSGQGTEEALRTYRTEFRPSEQAAEPVTFLTVNAAVAETRDEATRLILPNLQMMGRLRTGQPMVPLDLVEDAEQQRVGPQAQAIIDAGLRQAVVGSPAEAADQVRALAERFGVDEVMIHPVASAFRGTDPATAPGRERTLELLAKELF, via the coding sequence ATGCGTCTTTCTGTTCTCGACCTCGTCCCGGTGCGTTCCGACCAGAGCACCTCGGCTGCGCTGTCCGCGACCACCCGTCTCGCCCAGACCGCCGACAGGCTCGGCTACACGCGCTACTGGATCGCCGAGCACCACAACATGCCGTCGGTCGCCGCGACCAGCCCGCCGGTGCTGATCGCCCACCTGGCCGCCCAGACCTCGGCGCTGCGGCTGGGGTCAGGCGGGGTGATGCTGCCCAATCATGCGCCGCTGGCCGTCGCCGAGCAGTTCGCGCTGCTGGAGGCCGCGCATCCCGGCCGTATCGATCTGGGCATCGGTCGCGCGCCCGGTTCGGATCCGGTGACGTCGATGGCGCTTCGGGGAGCCGCAGGTCGTGACGATCGTGACATCGAGGCTTTCCCCGAATATCTCGACGACGTGGTGTCGCTGATGAGTGCCCGCGGCGTGCGGGTGCCGCTACCCCGCGATCTGATGCGTGACAACTACATCCTCAAGGCGACCCCGGCTGCGGTCAGCGAGCCCAAACTGTGGCTGCTCGGCTCGTCGATGTACTCGGCACGGCTGGCTGCGGCCAAGGGACTGCCCTACGTCTTCGCCCACCACTTCTCCGGCCAGGGCACCGAGGAGGCGTTGCGGACCTACCGCACGGAGTTCCGGCCCAGCGAGCAGGCCGCCGAGCCGGTGACATTCCTGACGGTCAACGCCGCGGTGGCCGAAACACGGGACGAAGCAACACGTTTGATCCTGCCGAACCTGCAGATGATGGGTCGGCTGCGGACGGGTCAGCCGATGGTTCCACTGGACCTCGTCGAGGACGCCGAGCAGCAGCGGGTCGGCCCGCAGGCGCAGGCGATCATCGACGCGGGCCTGCGCCAGGCCGTGGTGGGCTCACCCGCCGAGGCGGCAGACCAGGTGCGCGCGCTCGCGGAGCGGTTCGGTGTGGACGAGGTGATGATTCACCCGGTGGCCTCGGCGTTCCGCGGCACCGACCCGGCGACGGCGCCGGGCCGCGAGCGCACACTGGAGCTGCTGGCCAAGGAGCTGTTCTAA
- a CDS encoding siderophore-interacting protein yields the protein MSDTKPSRGFAGAVLKLLRAGDYEFTVTARNQVSAHYLRLSFDAGGVLAERSLHPTMWVRMWFADGDKVHQRGYTLVNPAPADNTVDIEFALHDGVASRWAEQAQVGDTIEVTVLGSNFALPDPPPAGYVIVGDTASLPAINSLLDAIGDAPAKVFLEAAHDDDKQLPVARASDVTWVDRKNAGESLVQAVESAAFDAADHFGWVACDNRTTRAVAKLLREDYNISRKAIKAQAYWVA from the coding sequence ATGTCGGACACGAAGCCGTCGCGTGGGTTCGCCGGCGCAGTGCTCAAGCTGCTGCGCGCAGGCGACTACGAGTTCACGGTCACCGCGAGAAATCAGGTCAGCGCGCACTATCTGCGGTTGAGCTTCGACGCCGGCGGCGTGCTGGCGGAGCGGTCGCTGCATCCGACGATGTGGGTCCGGATGTGGTTCGCCGACGGAGACAAGGTGCACCAGCGCGGCTACACGCTGGTCAATCCGGCCCCGGCCGACAACACCGTGGACATCGAGTTCGCGCTGCACGACGGCGTCGCGTCGCGCTGGGCCGAGCAGGCCCAGGTCGGCGACACCATCGAGGTCACCGTCCTCGGCAGCAACTTCGCGCTACCTGACCCGCCCCCGGCCGGGTACGTCATCGTCGGCGACACCGCGTCCCTGCCGGCGATCAACTCCCTGCTCGACGCGATCGGGGATGCGCCGGCCAAGGTCTTCCTCGAGGCGGCGCACGACGACGACAAGCAACTGCCCGTGGCGCGGGCCTCGGACGTGACGTGGGTGGACCGCAAGAACGCCGGCGAATCGCTGGTGCAGGCAGTGGAATCGGCGGCCTTCGACGCCGCGGATCACTTCGGCTGGGTGGCGTGCGACAACCGGACCACCCGCGCGGTGGCCAAGCTGCTCCGCGAGGACTACAACATCTCCCGCAAGGCGATCAAGGCTCAGGCCTACTGGGTGGCCTGA
- a CDS encoding acyltransferase → MAVSRELDAQGGLESVTATGRVDSLTGIRAVAALLVVLTHAAYTTGKYPQGYVGLVYSRMEIGVPIFFVLSGFLLFLPWVKAAASGGTPPSVRRYSWHRVRRIMPAYAVTVIAAYLVYHFRTGGPNPGHTWEGLFRNLTLTQIYTDDYLFSFLHQGLTQMWSLAVEVAFYVVLPLLAYLLLVVLCRRRWQPRLLLAGLVALALVSPAWLVLVHNTDWLPDGARLWLPGYLAWFVGGMALAALQPLGVRAYALACVPLAIVSYFIVSTPIAGEPTTSPAELREGLVKTAFYAVIATLLVAPLALGDRGLYTRVMASRPMVFLGEISYEIFLIHLILMELVMVEIVRYPIYTGSVWVLFGWTLATTIPLAWLLHRFTRVRS, encoded by the coding sequence ATGGCCGTATCCAGAGAGCTCGATGCGCAGGGCGGCCTCGAGTCGGTCACCGCGACCGGGCGGGTCGATTCGCTCACCGGGATCCGCGCTGTCGCAGCGCTGCTCGTCGTCCTGACCCATGCCGCGTACACCACCGGCAAGTACCCGCAGGGCTACGTCGGACTGGTGTATTCGCGGATGGAGATCGGCGTGCCGATCTTCTTCGTGCTGTCGGGTTTCCTGCTGTTCTTGCCGTGGGTGAAGGCCGCCGCCTCGGGTGGCACACCGCCGTCGGTGCGCCGCTACTCCTGGCATCGGGTGCGCCGCATCATGCCCGCCTACGCGGTGACCGTGATCGCGGCCTATCTCGTGTACCACTTCCGCACGGGTGGCCCCAATCCCGGGCACACCTGGGAGGGGCTGTTCCGCAACCTCACGCTCACCCAGATCTACACCGACGACTATCTGTTCTCGTTCCTGCATCAGGGACTCACCCAGATGTGGAGCCTTGCCGTCGAAGTCGCGTTCTACGTGGTGCTCCCACTGCTGGCTTACCTGCTGTTGGTGGTGCTGTGCCGACGGCGGTGGCAGCCTCGACTCCTGCTGGCCGGGTTGGTCGCGCTTGCGCTGGTGTCGCCGGCATGGCTGGTCCTGGTGCACAACACCGACTGGCTGCCCGACGGTGCCCGGTTGTGGCTGCCGGGCTACCTGGCGTGGTTCGTCGGTGGGATGGCGCTGGCGGCATTACAGCCGCTCGGGGTGCGCGCCTATGCCTTGGCGTGCGTCCCGTTGGCGATCGTCAGCTACTTCATCGTGTCCACGCCGATCGCCGGAGAGCCCACGACCTCCCCGGCGGAACTGCGGGAGGGACTCGTCAAGACCGCGTTCTACGCCGTCATCGCCACGCTGCTCGTCGCGCCGTTGGCCCTGGGGGACCGGGGGCTGTACACCCGGGTGATGGCCAGTCGGCCCATGGTGTTCCTCGGCGAGATCTCCTACGAGATCTTCCTGATCCACCTGATCCTGATGGAGTTGGTGATGGTCGAGATCGTGCGTTATCCGATCTACACCGGGTCGGTCTGGGTGCTGTTCGGCTGGACGCTGGCGACGACGATCCCGCTGGCCTGGTTGCTGCACCGGTTCACCAGGGTGCGGTCGTAG